A window of Pseudomonadota bacterium contains these coding sequences:
- a CDS encoding lytic transglycosylase domain-containing protein: MKRYAAMVAVLLMAGHAYAEPVAATYVQWERLRNPDTVGISFAEGTRFLAEHADWPEIKLIRLRTEAAALLERPARAVMAAFCAESPPISGRGMVACAQAQAGSVATNQAWVKQGWIQGDFSENEEDQIRDAYGALLTHADHVARTDRLLYEGKVTPAKRMLPLVSERRALYETRIAFITGDKRAPAQLARLAASQQRDGGLLLDRIRWRAAHDMDDQLAELFALAPKTVPYPDLWWPMRAMAVRNAINQQNYKQASALLANHGALKGEYLADALWMKGWIGLQRHGDAGAAYQHFYELYTAVYTPVSKARAAYWAARAAIANGNDDIARDWMGKAARHPTVFYGQLAHAWLKKKAPLPLPAMPGFTAAEKSAFDRDDLVQIARQLAAQGDNKGRDAFLNALALRATTAAQFALVADLATDLGGTAAGVEVAKQALRNAIVMLPVGWPRIAVPANVGIEPALTLAITRQESEFDPRARSSADARGLMQLLPATAKHVADKHDIPFSPSMIENPNVNMTLGSTYLGQLIRGFDGSYILGIASYNAGPGSVRRWIATMGRPPANLHGAIDWVESIPYGETRNYVMRVLENVTIYRTLADPKAEVELESDLVR; encoded by the coding sequence ATGAAACGATATGCGGCGATGGTGGCGGTACTACTGATGGCGGGGCACGCTTACGCCGAGCCGGTCGCCGCGACCTATGTGCAATGGGAGCGGTTGCGCAACCCGGATACGGTCGGCATCTCCTTCGCGGAAGGCACGAGGTTTCTCGCCGAACATGCTGATTGGCCGGAAATAAAACTCATCCGCCTGCGCACCGAAGCGGCGGCGCTGCTGGAGCGCCCGGCACGGGCGGTGATGGCAGCATTCTGCGCCGAGAGCCCACCGATTTCCGGCCGCGGCATGGTTGCCTGTGCGCAAGCGCAGGCAGGGTCGGTGGCGACCAATCAGGCCTGGGTGAAGCAAGGCTGGATCCAGGGCGATTTCTCGGAGAATGAGGAAGACCAAATCCGCGACGCGTATGGCGCGCTGCTCACCCATGCCGACCATGTCGCCCGCACCGACCGGCTGTTGTATGAAGGCAAAGTGACCCCCGCGAAGCGCATGCTGCCGCTAGTGAGCGAGCGGCGGGCGCTGTATGAAACGCGCATCGCATTTATCACTGGCGATAAGCGCGCCCCGGCGCAACTGGCGCGGCTTGCCGCCAGCCAGCAGCGCGATGGCGGGCTGCTGCTCGACCGCATCCGCTGGCGGGCGGCGCATGATATGGATGATCAGCTGGCCGAGCTGTTTGCCCTCGCGCCCAAAACCGTGCCCTACCCTGACCTGTGGTGGCCGATGCGGGCAATGGCGGTACGCAATGCGATCAACCAGCAAAATTACAAACAGGCCTCGGCGCTGCTGGCCAATCACGGCGCGCTGAAAGGCGAATACCTTGCCGATGCGCTGTGGATGAAGGGCTGGATCGGCCTGCAGCGCCACGGCGATGCGGGGGCCGCCTACCAGCATTTTTATGAACTTTACACGGCGGTTTACACGCCCGTCAGCAAGGCGCGGGCGGCCTATTGGGCAGCGCGCGCGGCGATTGCCAACGGCAATGACGATATTGCGCGCGACTGGATGGGCAAGGCAGCGCGCCACCCGACCGTGTTTTATGGCCAGCTCGCCCATGCGTGGCTGAAGAAGAAAGCGCCCCTGCCCTTACCGGCGATGCCGGGCTTCACCGCCGCTGAGAAAAGCGCGTTCGACCGGGATGATTTAGTGCAGATCGCCCGCCAGTTGGCCGCCCAAGGCGACAACAAAGGGCGTGATGCATTCCTGAACGCCCTCGCCCTGCGCGCGACCACGGCGGCGCAGTTCGCGCTGGTGGCGGATCTGGCGACAGACCTCGGCGGCACCGCAGCCGGGGTGGAAGTCGCCAAACAGGCGCTGCGCAATGCGATTGTGATGCTGCCAGTCGGTTGGCCGCGCATTGCAGTGCCTGCGAATGTCGGCATCGAACCCGCGCTGACGCTGGCGATCACCCGGCAGGAAAGCGAGTTCGACCCGCGCGCCCGCAGTAGTGCGGATGCACGCGGGCTGATGCAGCTGCTGCCCGCCACCGCCAAACATGTGGCGGATAAACATGACATTCCCTTCAGCCCCTCGATGATTGAGAACCCAAACGTGAACATGACGCTGGGCTCGACCTATCTGGGCCAGCTGATCCGCGGGTTTGATGGTTCGTATATCCTCGGCATCGCCAGCTATAATGCGGGCCCGGGCAGTGTGCGGCGCTGGATTGCGACAATGGGCCGCCCGCCCGCCAACCTGCATGGCGCGATTGATTGGGTGGAGTCCATCCCCTATGGCGAAACGCGCAATTATGTGATGCGGGTGCTGGAGAATGTCACCATCTACCGCACCCTCGCCGACCCCAAAGCCGAGGTGGAGCTGGAGAGCGACCTGGTGCGTTAG
- a CDS encoding sigma-70 family RNA polymerase sigma factor, whose translation MTSIMQMTPDDELMRRIASGDALAFDTLVRRHLPKAFAVARRILPSREDAEEAAQDAFNKIWVKAPLWQPEKARFTTWLYRVVVNAALDIARKRTPRGVAQSEEMLAAIADATPASDVQMVAHEEAVAVREAVASLTAQQRAAITLCYFEHHTNPQAAAVMGLHVKALEGLLVRARRALREQLEKRKEARHAA comes from the coding sequence GTGACAAGCATCATGCAGATGACGCCGGATGACGAGTTGATGCGCCGCATCGCCAGTGGGGATGCGCTGGCCTTCGACACGCTTGTCCGGCGTCACCTGCCCAAGGCCTTCGCAGTGGCGCGGCGCATTTTGCCCAGCCGCGAGGATGCCGAGGAAGCGGCGCAGGATGCGTTCAATAAAATCTGGGTGAAAGCGCCGCTGTGGCAACCCGAAAAGGCGCGCTTCACCACATGGCTCTACCGCGTGGTGGTGAACGCCGCGCTCGACATCGCGCGCAAACGCACGCCGCGCGGGGTGGCGCAGTCTGAGGAAATGCTCGCGGCAATCGCGGACGCCACCCCTGCCAGCGATGTGCAGATGGTGGCGCATGAAGAAGCAGTCGCAGTGCGTGAAGCGGTGGCATCCCTCACCGCCCAGCAACGCGCGGCGATTACGTTATGTTATTTCGAGCACCACACCAACCCGCAGGCCGCGGCGGTGATGGGGCTTCATGTGAAAGCGCTGGAAGGGCTGCTCGTGCGCGCCCGCCGGGCCTTACGCGAACAACTGGAGAAACGGAAAGAGGCACGTCATGCAGCCTGA